In Chloroflexota bacterium, the following are encoded in one genomic region:
- a CDS encoding CooT family nickel-binding protein, producing the protein MCLGKAYLEGDGKRELILESVALIEIRDKILHLSTLFGEEKDITASIKEIDFENSRVILERTN; encoded by the coding sequence ATGTGCCTGGGGAAAGCATATCTTGAGGGAGATGGGAAGAGGGAGCTCATCCTCGAATCGGTAGCACTGATCGAGATCAGGGATAAGATTTTGCACTTATCAACTTTGTTCGGTGAAGAAAAGGACATAACTGCCAGCATCAAGGAGATCGACTTCGAGAATTCGAGGGTCATACTTGAAAGAACCAACTGA
- a CDS encoding Fur family transcriptional regulator, giving the protein MSCFESLKEKGYRLTPQRMMVLEALHQAEGHITAPEIYGRVRAKYPWVNKSTIYRTLELLKELDLVTETELGGDKLYYHHADKGHHHHLVCQKCGRTIDLDESLLTPLEDTLRRKYHFQADLRHLAIHGHCLRCQN; this is encoded by the coding sequence ATGAGCTGTTTTGAAAGCCTGAAAGAAAAAGGGTACCGCCTTACCCCGCAGCGCATGATGGTACTGGAAGCCCTTCATCAAGCTGAAGGGCATATTACCGCCCCGGAGATATATGGCCGCGTTCGGGCCAAGTATCCCTGGGTCAACAAATCCACCATCTATCGAACACTGGAACTGCTGAAGGAACTCGACCTGGTAACCGAGACCGAGCTTGGTGGAGACAAACTCTACTATCATCATGCTGACAAGGGCCACCATCACCACCTTGTCTGCCAGAAATGCGGGCGGACTATTGACCTGGACGAGAGTCTCCTCACCCCCCTGGAAGACACCCTGAGAAGAAAGTACCACTTTCAGGCCGACCTGAGACACCTCGCCATCCACGGTCACTGCCTCCGCTGCCAGAATTGA
- the cbiM gene encoding cobalt transporter CbiM, which produces MPDGYLSPATCGVMYGATAPFWYVATKRVRQVLTGRTVPVLALFAAFIFVLMMFNIPLPGGTTGHAVGGTLLAIVLGPWAAVIGISVVLGIQALFFADGGLMTFGANCFNMAIVLPLVGYFIYKVISSNSEATSTRRLVAAVLASYIALVVAAVLTGVELGIQPTLFHNAAGVPLYAPYALNKALPAMLGGHLLIAGPVEALVTGLVFAYLQRIHSSLIKADVPGKKEGKIWLLWGALGLVGMATPVGLLASGTAWGEWGVDELKDLGLGFIPGGMQRFAGWWPAPLPDYGFPRMGAVIGYILSAFVGIALVAFLLWLLGQRLTRKGKDSPIEQPPLEGGSPGVKSKDFLSRNISNITHLLESVISAEDLCRAPGLLQGLDARVKIVTFVLFIVVVGLARSLPILAAVFVLVLAFALLSRVPLGVFLKRILLFIPIFTAVIAIPALFITPGAPLVIAGSKVIITEQGARTAGLLILRVTDSLSFGVLLILTTRWTNILAALRWFRVPSLFVATLGMTYRYIFLLLHTANSMFLARRSRTLGSLPGGENRRWLGQALATTMAKSHHLSEEVYLAMLSRGYRDEGLVLNDLSLRRRDFLWVAFALAVASVLLWSNRL; this is translated from the coding sequence ATACCCGATGGTTATCTGAGTCCGGCGACATGCGGGGTTATGTATGGTGCCACCGCGCCTTTCTGGTACGTAGCCACCAAGCGTGTCCGTCAGGTACTCACCGGGCGCACCGTCCCCGTGCTGGCTCTCTTCGCTGCTTTCATCTTCGTTCTAATGATGTTCAACATCCCCTTGCCGGGGGGCACCACCGGCCACGCGGTGGGTGGCACGCTTCTGGCAATCGTGTTGGGGCCTTGGGCAGCAGTGATCGGTATCTCGGTGGTGCTGGGAATCCAGGCGTTGTTTTTCGCCGATGGCGGCTTAATGACCTTTGGCGCCAATTGTTTTAACATGGCCATAGTCCTGCCTCTGGTGGGATACTTCATTTACAAGGTAATTTCAAGCAATTCAGAAGCTACCTCGACCCGCCGGCTGGTGGCGGCAGTCCTCGCAAGCTACATAGCCCTTGTTGTGGCTGCAGTCCTCACAGGAGTTGAGCTGGGGATTCAGCCCACCCTGTTCCACAACGCTGCCGGCGTTCCCCTCTATGCTCCTTACGCCTTGAATAAAGCTTTGCCGGCCATGTTAGGAGGACATCTTCTTATCGCAGGCCCTGTCGAGGCCCTAGTGACGGGTCTGGTGTTCGCTTATCTGCAGCGAATCCATTCCAGCCTCATCAAAGCGGACGTGCCGGGAAAGAAAGAGGGGAAAATCTGGCTCCTCTGGGGGGCTCTGGGCCTGGTGGGCATGGCAACCCCGGTGGGACTCCTTGCCTCGGGTACAGCCTGGGGTGAATGGGGGGTAGACGAACTGAAGGACCTGGGGCTGGGATTCATACCTGGCGGAATGCAGAGATTTGCTGGGTGGTGGCCGGCTCCGCTGCCGGACTACGGCTTTCCCAGGATGGGAGCAGTCATCGGCTATATCCTGTCCGCGTTCGTAGGTATTGCTCTAGTGGCTTTCTTGCTCTGGCTGCTTGGCCAGAGGCTCACTCGCAAAGGCAAAGACTCGCCCATAGAACAGCCGCCATTAGAAGGGGGCAGTCCGGGGGTGAAGAGCAAAGATTTTCTATCCAGGAACATCTCCAATATCACCCATCTCCTGGAATCCGTGATATCGGCCGAAGACCTGTGCCGCGCCCCGGGATTGCTTCAGGGACTGGATGCCCGCGTCAAGATAGTGACCTTCGTGCTTTTCATTGTCGTTGTAGGTCTGGCCCGGAGTCTGCCGATACTCGCCGCTGTATTTGTCCTTGTCCTGGCCTTCGCCTTGCTATCCCGGGTGCCGCTGGGGGTTTTCCTCAAGCGCATCCTGCTCTTTATCCCTATCTTTACCGCAGTGATTGCCATACCGGCCCTTTTTATTACCCCGGGAGCGCCTCTGGTAATCGCGGGCAGCAAGGTCATCATCACTGAGCAGGGAGCCCGCACCGCGGGTCTCCTAATCCTCAGGGTGACAGACTCCCTGTCTTTTGGGGTGCTCCTTATTCTCACCACACGCTGGACGAACATCCTGGCAGCACTACGCTGGTTTCGTGTGCCCTCGCTTTTCGTAGCCACCTTGGGTATGACATACCGCTACATCTTCCTCTTACTCCACACTGCCAACTCGATGTTCCTGGCCCGGCGAAGCCGCACCCTGGGTAGCCTACCTGGAGGAGAAAACCGGCGGTGGCTGGGTCAAGCGCTGGCTACAACCATGGCCAAGTCACATCACCTGAGCGAGGAGGTCTACCTCGCCATGCTTTCCCGAGGCTACCGGGACGAGGGGCTCGTACTGAATGACCTTAGCCTGAGGCGGCGGGACTTCTTGTGGGTCGCATTTGCCTTGGCCGTAGCGTCAGTCTTATTGTGGAGTAACAGGCTATGA
- a CDS encoding energy-coupling factor ABC transporter ATP-binding protein, translating into MMTPGAGHIFETRNLGYDYPGNIAALRQLNLTIGPGELVALLGANGSGKSTLLKLLDGLIFPTGGQLLAFGKPLSEKALRDGPFVLEFRRRVGLVFQDPDVQLFSPTVWDEVIFGPLQLGIPKDEVVSRGSEALKLLNITHLRERPPYRLSGGEKKKVALASVLSLHPRVLLLDEPTTGLDPWSQGNLIDFLIDWADEGKSLVFSTQDLDTVEELATRVIVLGADHGLVADGKPEEFLSNPDFLLRTNLVHEHSHRHKELVHRHQHLHDHRH; encoded by the coding sequence ATGATGACACCAGGCGCAGGGCATATATTTGAGACAAGAAACCTGGGCTATGATTATCCCGGCAATATTGCGGCCTTGAGGCAACTAAACCTGACCATTGGCCCGGGGGAACTGGTGGCCCTTTTGGGGGCTAACGGCTCGGGCAAGAGCACTCTACTTAAACTCCTGGACGGACTGATCTTCCCTACGGGCGGACAGTTACTGGCTTTCGGGAAGCCCCTCTCCGAAAAGGCACTGAGAGACGGGCCTTTTGTTCTGGAATTCCGCCGCAGGGTGGGACTGGTATTTCAAGACCCGGATGTGCAGCTTTTTTCTCCCACCGTCTGGGATGAAGTTATCTTCGGTCCCCTTCAGTTGGGAATTCCAAAGGATGAAGTGGTATCCAGAGGTTCGGAGGCCTTGAAACTGCTGAATATCACCCATCTCCGGGAGCGGCCCCCTTATCGCCTCTCCGGCGGAGAGAAGAAGAAGGTAGCCCTGGCCTCAGTGCTTTCTCTACATCCCCGGGTTCTCCTCCTTGACGAGCCTACGACCGGCCTGGATCCGTGGAGCCAGGGGAATCTCATTGATTTTCTGATAGACTGGGCAGATGAAGGCAAGAGTCTGGTCTTCAGCACTCAAGACCTGGACACGGTGGAGGAACTTGCGACCCGCGTGATTGTCCTGGGGGCCGACCATGGCCTCGTGGCCGATGGGAAGCCGGAGGAGTTCCTTTCTAATCCTGATTTCCTCCTCCGGACTAACCTTGTCCATGAACACTCCCATAGGCACAAGGAACTTGTGCACCGTCACCAGCACCTGCACGATCACAGGCACTAA
- a CDS encoding ABC transporter permease: MADAVPFHPTEPIRSEAAASLAAFKALLLRDLTVLKKNFGIFAARTIIQPFLLVFVFLYVFPQIGQGIGGSQSTGESSFATVLVAGVVGLSIMFQGIQAVALPLANEFGYTKEIEDRVLAPLPVSLVAIGKVVAGAIQCLIAAIIVFPIALVVHAQGVHPHLSVHWLVLIPLIPLACIMTSSLGLVLGTRIEPRNISIMFGFIVLPITFLGGTYYQWTTLSAVKVAGFSWLQALVCINPLIYVTEGFRAALTTAPHMHLYVIFPVLLALCALVLWAGIVGFRKRVLN; encoded by the coding sequence ATGGCAGACGCCGTACCGTTTCACCCTACCGAACCCATCCGGTCAGAGGCTGCTGCCAGCCTCGCTGCTTTCAAGGCCCTGCTGCTTCGCGACCTCACGGTACTGAAGAAGAACTTTGGCATATTCGCCGCACGCACGATCATCCAGCCGTTCCTGTTGGTCTTCGTTTTTCTGTACGTTTTCCCTCAGATCGGCCAGGGAATCGGCGGAAGCCAGAGTACTGGCGAATCCTCTTTCGCTACGGTGCTGGTGGCCGGTGTAGTGGGCCTATCGATCATGTTCCAGGGAATCCAGGCGGTGGCCCTGCCCCTCGCCAACGAATTCGGCTACACCAAGGAGATCGAGGACCGGGTGCTCGCACCCCTCCCTGTGTCCCTGGTTGCTATTGGCAAGGTAGTGGCAGGAGCTATTCAGTGTCTGATCGCTGCGATCATCGTTTTCCCTATCGCGCTGGTTGTCCACGCGCAGGGAGTCCACCCTCATCTGTCAGTGCACTGGCTGGTTCTCATCCCCCTCATCCCGCTCGCCTGCATCATGACGTCCAGCCTGGGGCTGGTACTTGGCACGCGCATCGAGCCGCGCAACATCAGCATTATGTTCGGCTTCATCGTTCTGCCCATTACGTTCCTCGGAGGCACCTACTACCAGTGGACGACACTGTCGGCTGTAAAGGTCGCCGGTTTCTCTTGGCTGCAGGCTCTGGTGTGCATTAATCCGCTGATCTACGTGACCGAGGGTTTCCGTGCTGCATTGACCACAGCACCACACATGCACCTGTACGTGATCTTCCCGGTGCTCCTGGCACTGTGTGCCCTGGTGCTCTGGGCTGGGATAGTGGGCTTCCGAAAGCGTGTCCTGAACTAA
- a CDS encoding ATP-binding cassette domain-containing protein — protein MQTDSTKMVGDHATVDGVIHCEQLTKRYPGDILAVDRLDLVVRRGEIFGLLGPNGAGKTTTVGMLSSLVIPTAGKAIVAGIDVVAHPALAKQLIGVVPQTNTLDRALTVWENLYYHGRFFGMSAKAARAAADQWLVRFRLANRAKSSVLALSGGMAKRLMVARALMHRPSVLFLDEPTAGLDPQSRIALWEILGELHTEGQTIFLTTHYMEEADSLCNRLAIMDRGRVLVIDTPKALKESVGVDSIVTVSAIGDLEALGRVLQEKVEGATKTQRLDTTVQLHVKGTAGVLPKVFAAAEQAGFNITDLSVAEPTLETVFINLTGKDLRE, from the coding sequence ATGCAGACCGATAGCACCAAGATGGTCGGCGATCATGCTACAGTTGACGGGGTCATCCACTGTGAGCAGTTGACCAAGCGCTACCCTGGTGACATCTTGGCCGTGGATAGGCTCGACTTGGTGGTGCGCCGTGGGGAGATCTTCGGGTTACTCGGCCCCAACGGCGCGGGCAAGACGACAACTGTTGGCATGCTCAGCAGCTTGGTCATTCCGACCGCTGGCAAGGCCATAGTGGCCGGCATAGATGTGGTGGCTCATCCGGCCTTGGCCAAACAGTTGATAGGTGTTGTACCCCAGACCAACACTCTGGATCGAGCCCTGACTGTGTGGGAGAACCTCTACTACCACGGCCGGTTTTTCGGGATGAGTGCCAAGGCCGCCAGGGCAGCGGCCGACCAGTGGCTGGTCCGTTTCCGCCTTGCCAACCGGGCCAAGTCATCAGTGCTGGCCTTGTCAGGCGGCATGGCAAAACGGCTAATGGTGGCCCGGGCCCTCATGCACCGTCCGTCGGTACTCTTCCTGGACGAGCCTACGGCGGGCCTCGACCCTCAGAGCCGCATAGCACTATGGGAGATCCTTGGCGAGTTGCACACAGAGGGTCAGACTATCTTCTTGACTACCCATTACATGGAGGAAGCTGACTCGCTCTGCAATCGGTTGGCCATCATGGACCGCGGCCGCGTCCTGGTTATTGATACCCCCAAGGCCCTCAAGGAGTCGGTTGGTGTGGACAGCATCGTGACCGTGTCGGCCATCGGTGATCTGGAGGCTCTCGGCAGGGTCCTTCAGGAGAAGGTCGAGGGCGCGACCAAAACCCAGCGTCTGGACACCACCGTTCAACTTCACGTGAAGGGCACGGCCGGCGTGCTGCCCAAGGTGTTTGCCGCTGCCGAGCAGGCAGGTTTTAACATAACCGACCTGTCCGTGGCTGAGCCCACCCTCGAGACCGTCTTCATCAACCTGACCGGAAAGGACCTGCGCGAGTAA
- a CDS encoding twin-arginine translocase TatA/TatE family subunit: MELGPLEIALIVVAIVLIFGVGKLGQIGGALGKSIHDFRKEKDRTDDLPQASTAGSNAQMAVIQPEARTATWKSCSNCGFQMSENAKFCMSCGTKI, translated from the coding sequence ATGGAACTTGGTCCGCTAGAGATCGCCCTTATTGTGGTTGCCATCGTGCTCATCTTCGGGGTAGGGAAACTTGGTCAAATTGGTGGCGCTCTCGGCAAGAGTATCCATGACTTCCGCAAGGAAAAGGATAGAACAGATGACCTCCCCCAGGCAAGTACGGCAGGATCGAACGCTCAAATGGCTGTTATTCAGCCGGAAGCAAGAACCGCAACGTGGAAGTCTTGTTCCAACTGTGGCTTCCAGATGTCCGAGAATGCCAAGTTCTGCATGAGTTGTGGGACGAAGATTTGA
- a CDS encoding nitrate/sulfonate/bicarbonate ABC transporter ATP-binding protein has translation MSNEAVGISGMTALCGARHVSKDFMMPNKRPLRVLEDISLSIGPNEVVALLGPSGCGKSTLLRIMAGLIPPTHGEVRYHGEPVTGMNLGTAIVFQSFALFPWMTIVRNIEVALEATKVPKEEVHDLTANAVRLVGLSGFEEAYPRELSGGMKQRVGIARALAVNPEILFMDEPFSQVDSLTAESLRADVIDIWGAKSNNLSSILMVSHDVTEVVYMADRIAVLSAAPGRVRAIVPNDLRRPRDYRSGAFLAMVERLHDVIAGNELPDAAVPSDNSQPPGIEVVPDVSPNEIIGLLEYLQERAGGQDIFQIATSTQREFGRLIAIVRAAEILDFADTPGRLVVLTATGREFVKSDQEKRKLLWRKQLLELRLYRRMTELLAANSEAGVGADKIMEIIGTMMPQENPEQVFASFVSWARFGNLYAYDEGSRKVYLQ, from the coding sequence ATGTCGAATGAGGCCGTGGGAATATCAGGCATGACTGCATTGTGCGGGGCTCGACATGTCTCTAAGGATTTCATGATGCCCAACAAGCGCCCCCTTCGAGTTCTGGAGGACATTAGCTTGTCGATCGGCCCGAACGAGGTAGTCGCCCTGCTTGGCCCATCGGGTTGTGGGAAATCGACACTGCTGAGGATCATGGCAGGACTTATCCCTCCCACACACGGAGAAGTCCGCTACCACGGAGAGCCAGTCACGGGCATGAACCTGGGCACAGCGATCGTTTTTCAGAGCTTTGCCCTCTTCCCCTGGATGACCATCGTCAGAAACATAGAGGTGGCGTTGGAAGCGACAAAGGTGCCCAAGGAGGAAGTGCACGATCTAACGGCGAACGCAGTGCGGCTTGTTGGCCTTAGCGGCTTCGAGGAGGCCTACCCCCGGGAGCTGTCTGGCGGCATGAAACAGAGAGTCGGCATCGCCAGAGCTCTGGCGGTTAACCCGGAGATTCTATTCATGGACGAACCTTTCAGCCAGGTGGACTCGCTCACTGCTGAGAGTCTCCGCGCAGATGTCATAGATATCTGGGGTGCGAAGAGCAACAATCTGTCGTCTATTCTCATGGTTAGCCATGATGTGACGGAGGTTGTCTATATGGCGGACCGGATCGCCGTTCTCAGCGCAGCACCAGGGCGTGTTCGGGCCATTGTCCCGAATGATCTACGACGTCCCAGAGACTACCGCTCAGGCGCATTCCTGGCCATGGTAGAGCGGCTGCATGATGTGATCGCTGGGAATGAGCTGCCCGATGCCGCGGTGCCTTCGGACAATAGTCAACCACCGGGCATTGAGGTGGTCCCTGATGTCTCCCCAAACGAGATTATAGGACTTCTCGAATATCTGCAGGAGCGCGCCGGTGGCCAGGACATCTTCCAGATTGCGACTAGCACGCAACGCGAATTCGGCCGCCTCATCGCAATAGTCCGGGCCGCCGAGATACTCGACTTTGCGGACACGCCTGGTCGGTTGGTCGTCTTGACGGCAACCGGCAGGGAGTTTGTGAAGTCGGATCAGGAAAAACGCAAGCTCCTGTGGCGAAAGCAGTTGCTGGAGCTTCGCTTGTATCGGCGTATGACTGAACTGCTGGCGGCGAACAGTGAAGCCGGAGTTGGCGCTGACAAGATTATGGAGATCATTGGGACCATGATGCCCCAGGAAAACCCTGAGCAAGTCTTTGCCTCATTCGTGAGCTGGGCTCGTTTCGGAAACCTCTACGCATACGATGAGGGCTCCAGGAAGGTATATCTACAGTAG